The following are encoded together in the Proteiniborus ethanoligenes genome:
- a CDS encoding lipoprotein has translation MKKIFIIIFSLMLVFSLSGCGSKSASSPDILLEDTDDLLEDFDDYTELPYDDQPDSFMDTKSTRLSDLISSNFNNFSDAQDAFEDHVSQVSYKNETALISSHNLVVSDMKVFDYMLPLYMWGETLDDEELETQDIATSIYEGEDRSYQKYDLERESETRYKVIMETHDGELITTQIDYYPDIDAVRLETIDKGNLALIFEYVKTDKGYAAQYYFNSPIASSYGVQNKAMCVFRQIFSGLNGSLARFEDTEEPPSIIGDNPKEEDFIKDATDWLTVTDGDIKGELNGESF, from the coding sequence ATGAAAAAAATATTTATAATTATTTTTAGTCTAATGCTGGTTTTTTCCCTTAGTGGATGTGGGTCAAAGTCAGCTAGTAGTCCAGATATTTTACTGGAAGATACCGATGATTTACTGGAAGATTTTGATGATTATACGGAACTTCCTTATGATGATCAACCTGATAGTTTTATGGATACAAAATCCACAAGACTATCTGACCTTATCTCAAGCAATTTTAATAACTTTTCAGATGCCCAAGATGCCTTTGAAGACCATGTAAGTCAAGTAAGCTATAAGAATGAAACTGCCCTTATCAGTTCACATAACCTAGTAGTAAGTGATATGAAGGTTTTTGACTATATGCTACCTCTTTACATGTGGGGTGAAACACTAGATGATGAAGAATTAGAAACCCAAGATATAGCCACTAGCATTTATGAAGGTGAGGATAGAAGCTATCAAAAATATGACCTTGAAAGAGAAAGCGAAACCAGGTATAAGGTCATAATGGAGACCCATGATGGTGAACTAATTACCACTCAAATAGATTATTATCCTGATATAGATGCTGTAAGGTTAGAGACCATAGATAAGGGTAATCTTGCCCTAATTTTTGAATATGTTAAGACAGACAAGGGGTACGCAGCTCAGTATTATTTTAATAGTCCAATTGCTAGCTCATATGGTGTGCAAAATAAAGCAATGTGTGTTTTTAGACAAATATTTTCTGGTCTAAATGGGTCCCTTGCCAGATTTGAAGATACAGAAGAGCCTCCTAGCATAATAGGAGATAACCCAAAAGAAGAAGATTTTATAAAAGATGCAACTGATTGGCTTACGGTTACAGATGGTGATATCAAAGGTGAATTGAATGGAGAGTCTTTTTAG